In a genomic window of Spirosoma agri:
- a CDS encoding sensor histidine kinase: MTIRNRIALQFSLIVASILVAFSVLIYFVSATYRREEFYERLKNKGRTTVRFLVEVKEVDQELLKIIDRNTLTALIDEKVLIFDAHNRLIYSSVDDQVIHYNARLLEEVRQQKEIETFSGGNELVGILYQQNGRDLVVLSSAYDQFGKSKLDNLRLTLGWGLLGGLSITIGLGVFFAGQSLRPINRINEQVSAITARNLQQRLDEGNRRDELGQLAINFNDVLHRLEQAFEQQRNFVSHASHELRTPLAALKSEIQLGLRRPLTVPEHEKVLVNLLSDTDRLISLTNSLLFLARTLESIQSVPFQPIRTDDILFLAKDELLSAKPAYTIQIDYENIPNEETETLVNGNEGLLKQVMLNLLDNACKYSPDHTAQVRISTDDQYCRIAVHDRGIGISDADRQHIFESFYRAPNAMVYDGFGIGLSICYRIIELHQGTFTVDSQLHVGSTFTVSLPHV; this comes from the coding sequence ATGACCATCCGCAACCGAATCGCGCTCCAGTTTTCGCTGATTGTCGCGTCCATTCTGGTCGCGTTTTCGGTGCTGATCTATTTTGTGTCGGCAACGTATCGCCGGGAAGAATTTTACGAACGGCTGAAGAACAAAGGCCGGACAACCGTCCGCTTTCTGGTTGAAGTGAAAGAGGTGGATCAGGAGTTGCTCAAAATCATCGACCGCAACACGCTGACGGCGCTGATCGACGAGAAAGTCCTTATTTTTGACGCACACAATCGATTGATCTACAGCAGCGTAGACGATCAGGTGATTCATTATAACGCCCGGTTGCTGGAAGAGGTAAGGCAGCAGAAAGAAATTGAAACGTTCAGTGGTGGTAACGAATTGGTTGGCATTTTGTACCAGCAGAACGGGCGCGATCTGGTGGTGCTGTCCTCCGCCTATGATCAGTTTGGTAAGAGCAAATTGGATAACCTGCGGCTTACCCTCGGCTGGGGTCTGCTGGGTGGATTAAGCATCACGATCGGACTGGGGGTTTTCTTCGCGGGTCAGTCCCTGCGGCCCATCAACCGCATCAATGAGCAGGTATCGGCCATCACCGCCCGCAACCTTCAACAACGACTCGATGAAGGAAACCGACGGGATGAGCTAGGTCAACTGGCCATCAATTTTAACGATGTACTGCACCGGCTGGAACAGGCGTTCGAACAGCAGCGAAATTTTGTCTCCCACGCGTCCCACGAGCTTCGAACACCACTGGCCGCGCTGAAATCTGAAATCCAGTTGGGGTTGCGTCGACCGTTAACGGTACCGGAACACGAAAAAGTGCTGGTCAATCTCTTGTCTGACACGGATCGTCTGATAAGCCTGACGAACAGCCTCTTATTTCTGGCCCGAACGCTGGAATCAATTCAGAGTGTTCCGTTTCAACCCATCCGCACCGACGATATTCTCTTTCTGGCCAAGGATGAATTACTCAGCGCCAAACCCGCCTATACGATTCAGATCGATTACGAGAACATTCCGAATGAAGAAACCGAAACGCTGGTGAACGGCAACGAAGGGCTACTCAAACAGGTCATGCTCAACCTGCTCGACAATGCCTGTAAATATTCCCCGGACCATACGGCTCAGGTACGCATCAGCACCGACGATCAATACTGCCGGATCGCGGTTCATGATCGGGGTATCGGCATTTCGGACGCTGACCGCCAGCACATTTTCGAATCATTCTACCGGGCTCCCAACGCGATGGTGTACGACGGTTTCGGCATTGGCCTATCCATATGCTACCGAATCATCGAACTGCACCAGGGTACGTTCACGGTTGACAGCCAGCTCCATGTTGGCAGTACGTTTACCGTTTCGCTACCCCATGTGTGA
- a CDS encoding response regulator, with amino-acid sequence MAAKKILIVEDDRRIAQNISRGLQDEGYSTEVVYEGLNGRQAALQPTVDLLILDLNLPGLSGFEVCRSVRAERPLLPIIILSALGEIDDKVEGLALGADDYLVKPFDFRELIARVATCFRRQALSLAADESQEIWQVANLTVNVTTKEVRRSDTLIDLTAREFALLEYMIRNRGRVLPKADIAETVWSLNFDTGTNVVEVYINYLRRKIDRDFEPKLIHTRSGMGYVLKEE; translated from the coding sequence ATGGCCGCAAAAAAAATACTGATCGTTGAAGACGACCGGCGTATTGCTCAGAATATCAGCCGGGGACTTCAGGATGAAGGCTACAGCACTGAAGTCGTTTACGAAGGGTTGAATGGTCGGCAGGCGGCTTTGCAGCCAACCGTCGATCTGCTAATTCTGGATCTCAACCTACCGGGCCTGAGTGGCTTTGAAGTATGCCGGTCTGTTCGGGCGGAGCGTCCGCTCCTGCCGATCATCATTCTGTCGGCCCTCGGTGAAATCGACGATAAGGTCGAAGGACTGGCACTGGGAGCGGATGATTATCTGGTCAAACCGTTCGATTTCCGGGAACTCATTGCCCGTGTCGCGACCTGCTTTCGGCGGCAGGCGCTGAGTTTAGCGGCTGATGAGAGCCAGGAAATCTGGCAGGTCGCCAACCTGACCGTCAACGTTACGACCAAAGAAGTTCGACGGAGCGATACGTTAATCGACCTGACCGCCCGTGAGTTTGCGCTGCTGGAATACATGATCCGCAACCGGGGGCGGGTGTTACCCAAAGCCGACATTGCGGAAACGGTCTGGAGCCTTAACTTTGATACGGGCACGAACGTGGTTGAAGTCTACATTAATTACCTGCGCCGGAAAATCGACCGCGACTTTGAGCCTAAATTAATCCATACCCGTTCCGGGATGGGCTACGTGTTAAAAGAAGAGTAA
- a CDS encoding P-loop NTPase family protein has protein sequence MIPLSSLGERICILGPSNSGKSTLATAIGRKLNLEVVHLDQLYHAPNTDWQARPTSEFLALHEAVITRDCWVIDGNYSGCMKQRIERATGLILLDVSVSTSLVRYVYRTLVERQRYGGLDGAPERIKWDMLHHIAVVTPINRSRYERMFHTIDLPKIRLSSVRQISQCYQHWNLP, from the coding sequence ATGATACCACTCTCAAGCCTTGGCGAACGTATCTGTATTTTGGGGCCGTCTAACAGCGGCAAGTCGACCCTTGCCACTGCCATTGGCCGGAAACTCAACCTGGAAGTGGTGCATCTCGACCAGCTTTATCACGCGCCAAACACGGATTGGCAGGCACGGCCCACGAGCGAATTTTTAGCCTTACACGAGGCCGTAATTACGCGTGATTGCTGGGTCATAGACGGCAATTACTCTGGTTGTATGAAGCAGCGTATCGAACGGGCCACAGGATTGATCCTGCTGGACGTTTCTGTTTCGACTAGTCTGGTACGATACGTCTACCGGACGCTCGTTGAGCGCCAAAGGTACGGAGGATTAGACGGAGCACCCGAACGAATTAAATGGGATATGCTGCATCATATTGCTGTCGTAACGCCCATAAACCGAAGTCGGTATGAGCGTATGTTTCACACGATCGATCTGCCTAAGATACGCTTATCATCAGTCCGCCAAATCAGCCAGTGTTACCAACACTGGAACTTGCCTTGA
- a CDS encoding efflux RND transporter permease subunit has product MWISIARGILKLRLLWLIVLLAVTIGMGYLGTSLQLSYQVARVLPLSDSTQQHYEDFKRRFGIDGSVMIVGWQDKRWFDLPVYQSWYDMTEQVRKLSGVKDVLSTTRLYTIAKKDTAWGINQIVSQRPQTQQQVDSLSKRILSLPFYDGLLVNPDTRSTLMAISLDEKKLNTKDRLAIVASIRRFGDAFAKKTGVTIHYSGLPSIRTEVSKRVAGEMKLFMALAAAVTGLLVWLLFRSWKVVVISLTVVLMGVCFALGILVLFGFDITLLTGLVPPLLIVIGVPNCVFLVNKYHAELAEHGQKQLALENAIREIGLASFLANVTTAIGFGVFYFTDSRLLVEFGLVAAISVLAVYVICLFMVPIILSYLPVPKMEPEESTQITIWQRVLTRIDGWVHHKRPLVYGLIAAITLISAIGLPLIRVEGFVVDDLPKNDPVYNDMRFFEAQFKGALPFEVMIDTGKPNGILSGTGEALYRIRAMERIIGQYPEFSKPRSLVDAIRFAYQSYRGGAPKYYVLPPAMALRDMVAEAPLGATSSSLTRAYVDSTKQVARVSYQMADIGSIRLKQVLGTLQPRLDSLFRGTNYTVSLTGHSLVFLKSNDYLLGNLYESLGIAILLIAMVGMVLFRSVPIILLSKLPCLIPLLVTAGIMGYADIAFKPSTILIFSIAFGLSSDGTVYFLTSYRQQLRRGLAPGDAISAAIHETGVSLIYTALILAGGFSVFAASGFGGTAALGVLVATTVLMACLTNMILLPALLLSLKRYRV; this is encoded by the coding sequence ATGTGGATTTCAATTGCCCGTGGGATACTAAAACTGCGGTTGCTTTGGCTCATCGTTCTCCTTGCTGTCACCATCGGCATGGGCTACCTCGGCACCAGTCTGCAACTCTCCTACCAGGTTGCCCGTGTCCTGCCCTTGTCTGACAGCACCCAGCAGCATTACGAAGATTTCAAACGACGGTTCGGCATCGACGGGTCCGTTATGATCGTAGGCTGGCAAGACAAACGTTGGTTCGATCTCCCCGTCTACCAGTCCTGGTACGATATGACGGAGCAGGTCCGGAAACTTTCGGGCGTCAAAGACGTACTCTCGACAACCCGGCTCTACACCATTGCCAAAAAAGATACGGCCTGGGGCATCAACCAGATTGTTTCGCAGCGGCCACAGACGCAGCAGCAGGTCGATAGTCTGTCGAAAAGAATTCTGTCGCTTCCTTTTTACGATGGGTTGCTCGTCAATCCGGATACCCGCTCGACGCTGATGGCGATCTCGCTCGACGAGAAAAAGCTGAATACCAAAGATCGACTTGCCATCGTCGCTTCGATTCGTCGTTTTGGAGATGCCTTTGCCAAAAAGACTGGCGTTACGATCCACTACTCTGGCTTACCGTCCATCAGAACCGAAGTATCGAAACGCGTGGCGGGCGAAATGAAGCTATTTATGGCATTAGCTGCCGCCGTAACCGGTCTGCTGGTATGGCTGCTGTTTCGCTCCTGGAAAGTGGTGGTCATCTCCCTGACCGTCGTCCTAATGGGCGTTTGCTTTGCGCTCGGCATTCTGGTGCTTTTTGGCTTCGACATCACCCTGCTGACGGGTCTGGTTCCGCCCCTTCTCATCGTTATTGGCGTTCCCAACTGTGTCTTTCTGGTCAATAAATACCACGCAGAGCTGGCCGAGCACGGGCAGAAACAGCTCGCGCTTGAAAACGCCATCCGTGAGATTGGTCTGGCCTCCTTCCTGGCCAACGTGACCACCGCTATTGGTTTTGGCGTCTTTTACTTTACGGACAGTCGACTGCTTGTCGAGTTTGGCCTGGTGGCCGCCATTTCTGTACTGGCGGTCTACGTCATTTGCCTGTTCATGGTGCCGATCATCCTTAGCTACCTGCCCGTTCCTAAAATGGAACCGGAAGAATCGACACAGATCACGATCTGGCAACGGGTTTTAACCCGTATTGATGGATGGGTCCACCACAAGCGTCCCCTGGTATATGGTCTGATTGCGGCTATCACCCTGATCAGCGCGATCGGTCTGCCCCTGATTCGGGTAGAAGGGTTCGTAGTCGACGATCTGCCCAAAAATGATCCGGTCTATAACGATATGCGCTTTTTTGAAGCCCAGTTCAAAGGGGCCTTACCGTTTGAGGTGATGATCGACACGGGTAAACCCAATGGTATTCTGTCCGGAACGGGTGAAGCGCTCTACCGGATCAGGGCGATGGAGCGAATCATTGGCCAGTATCCGGAGTTTTCAAAGCCCCGTTCGCTGGTCGATGCCATCCGGTTCGCGTACCAATCGTATCGGGGTGGGGCGCCTAAGTATTACGTCCTGCCACCCGCTATGGCCCTGCGTGACATGGTAGCCGAGGCCCCCCTTGGCGCAACGTCCTCGTCACTGACCCGCGCCTATGTAGATAGCACGAAGCAGGTGGCGCGGGTGAGTTACCAGATGGCCGACATTGGTTCTATCCGACTCAAGCAGGTATTAGGCACCTTGCAGCCACGGCTTGACTCGCTCTTTCGGGGCACCAATTACACGGTTAGCCTGACTGGCCATAGTCTGGTATTTTTGAAAAGCAATGATTATCTGCTCGGTAATCTTTACGAAAGCCTGGGAATCGCCATTCTGCTGATTGCAATGGTTGGGATGGTGTTGTTCCGGTCGGTGCCCATCATTCTATTGTCTAAGCTACCCTGCCTGATACCACTGCTGGTGACGGCGGGCATTATGGGGTATGCCGATATTGCGTTCAAGCCATCGACCATCCTGATTTTTAGCATCGCCTTTGGGCTGTCTTCCGATGGTACGGTTTATTTTCTAACCAGTTATCGGCAGCAACTCCGGCGGGGCCTGGCACCGGGAGACGCTATTTCGGCGGCTATTCACGAAACGGGCGTTAGTCTGATCTACACCGCCCTTATTCTAGCGGGCGGCTTCTCCGTTTTTGCCGCATCTGGTTTTGGCGGTACGGCAGCCTTGGGTGTTCTGGTAGCGACAACGGTATTGATGGCCTGCCTGACGAACATGATCTTGCTCCCGGCGCTGTTATTAAGTCTAAAACGATATCGGGTTTAA
- a CDS encoding response regulator — MKSLYHVLVAEDDPFIRKVLRQTLKDDFDVITKENGIEAVTWLEEGNPVDIILSDIQMPFMDGTDLLRTLRASPLFQKLPIIILSTYSDSDTRIKFLKLGADDYIVKPFNPIEVKAKIRSVLRRMETNSADMS; from the coding sequence ATGAAATCACTTTACCATGTTTTAGTTGCCGAAGATGATCCATTTATCCGTAAAGTACTCAGACAAACCCTGAAGGACGACTTTGACGTCATTACGAAAGAAAATGGCATCGAAGCTGTCACCTGGCTGGAAGAGGGAAATCCAGTTGATATCATCCTGTCTGACATTCAGATGCCTTTTATGGATGGTACCGACCTGCTGCGCACGTTGCGGGCAAGCCCGCTCTTTCAGAAACTACCCATTATCATTCTGTCGACGTATTCCGACAGTGATACCCGAATCAAGTTTCTCAAGCTGGGGGCTGACGATTATATCGTAAAACCATTCAATCCAATTGAGGTGAAAGCGAAGATCAGAAGCGTATTGCGTCGAATGGAAACGAATAGTGCAGACATGTCTTAA
- a CDS encoding sugar transferase, protein MQAVKEGIKPFRVLYVEKDDRMINSFRQTFDAQIDVIGVPDGRSALDQLNDHDEIDLIIFNDDLGSNSFLKALEAKRKPGNLPVVLLTDRTDIDLTVAPFHGRVVDAFPHNYSEDALRIRLNYLVQKKEYEKSGHANQKSVSIRIPIGKRLFDIAVSFVILALISPILLIVAILVKLDSKGPVFYSSKRVGTGFKIFDMYKFRTMSTGADKLLASMASQNMYNAPLVEKSDDDRCEVCQLAGTLCQRPLFMDQKQICETLYQREQNAKAMFSKFKEDPRVTRLGKILRNTSIDELPQLFNILRGDMSFVGNRPLPLYEAEKLTTIGYARRFAAPAGLTGLWQVTKRGKTKVSDMERIQLDVLYAKSYSFRTDMLILLKTLKAVWQKENV, encoded by the coding sequence ATGCAGGCAGTAAAAGAAGGCATCAAGCCGTTCCGCGTGCTTTACGTTGAAAAAGACGACCGAATGATCAATTCGTTCCGACAGACTTTCGACGCACAGATCGATGTTATCGGCGTACCTGATGGACGGTCGGCGCTGGATCAACTGAACGATCATGACGAAATTGATCTGATCATATTCAACGATGATCTGGGTAGCAACTCGTTTCTGAAGGCGCTGGAGGCCAAACGCAAGCCCGGCAATCTGCCTGTGGTTTTGCTGACCGACCGAACGGATATCGATCTGACAGTCGCCCCCTTTCATGGACGCGTGGTCGATGCATTTCCGCACAATTATTCGGAAGATGCGCTGCGTATTCGGTTGAATTACCTGGTTCAGAAGAAAGAATACGAAAAGAGCGGCCACGCCAATCAAAAGTCTGTATCCATTCGTATCCCGATTGGTAAACGGCTATTCGATATTGCCGTCTCGTTCGTCATACTGGCCCTAATTTCCCCCATTTTGCTGATTGTGGCCATTCTGGTCAAGCTGGACTCCAAAGGCCCGGTTTTCTATAGCTCCAAGCGGGTCGGAACGGGGTTCAAGATTTTCGATATGTATAAATTCCGAACCATGAGTACCGGAGCCGACAAACTCCTGGCAAGTATGGCGTCGCAGAATATGTATAATGCACCGCTGGTCGAAAAGTCAGACGATGACCGATGCGAAGTCTGCCAGCTCGCCGGTACCTTGTGTCAGCGACCCCTGTTCATGGACCAGAAGCAAATCTGCGAAACGCTGTACCAACGCGAACAGAACGCGAAAGCCATGTTCTCGAAATTTAAGGAAGATCCCCGCGTGACCCGACTGGGTAAAATATTGCGGAACACCAGTATTGATGAACTGCCTCAGCTATTCAATATTCTGCGGGGCGATATGTCATTTGTCGGCAATCGGCCATTACCACTCTACGAGGCCGAAAAGTTGACCACGATCGGGTATGCCCGCCGTTTTGCGGCTCCGGCGGGGCTGACGGGGTTATGGCAGGTTACGAAGCGCGGTAAAACCAAAGTCTCCGATATGGAACGGATTCAGCTCGATGTTTTGTACGCCAAAAGCTATTCATTTCGAACCGATATGCTTATACTTCTGAAAACGCTAAAAGCAGTATGGCAGAAGGAAAACGTATAG
- a CDS encoding glycosyltransferase family 2 protein: MAEGKRIDTLPLISLITINYNQAVVTCDMLESTRQLTYPHFEIIVVDNGSTEDPTERIRQGNFPNVTVVVSPDNLGFSGGNNLGITYAKGDYYFFLNNDTIVTPDLLEKLLEPFLRDSTVGLVCPKIRYHDQPTIIQFAGYHPLNPYTGRTWSIGLMEPDKGQHDKSGPTYFAHGAAMMVSRAVLERAGSLDNSFFLYYEELDWSARIRRAGFQLYYQAEGLIYHRESMSVGKMNPMKVYYHTRNRLWFMRRNVTGFQLLIFYLYYFGVAIPKALLKYTIQWQPDYLKAVKEAIVWNFTHKPSKEPVPAPSPVALAA; the protein is encoded by the coding sequence ATGGCAGAAGGAAAACGTATAGACACGCTACCGCTCATTTCGCTGATTACCATCAACTACAACCAGGCGGTGGTAACCTGCGACATGCTGGAATCGACCCGGCAGCTGACCTATCCCCATTTCGAAATCATTGTCGTTGACAACGGCTCTACCGAAGACCCTACCGAACGCATTCGGCAGGGTAATTTTCCGAATGTAACGGTCGTCGTAAGCCCCGATAATCTGGGCTTTTCGGGTGGCAATAATCTGGGTATTACCTACGCAAAAGGTGATTACTATTTCTTTCTGAACAACGACACCATCGTTACCCCCGATCTGCTGGAGAAGCTGCTGGAGCCGTTTCTTCGCGATTCGACCGTTGGTTTGGTCTGTCCCAAAATTCGGTATCACGATCAGCCCACCATTATCCAGTTTGCGGGCTATCATCCGCTGAATCCGTACACGGGTCGTACCTGGTCGATAGGGTTGATGGAACCCGACAAGGGTCAACACGATAAATCGGGACCTACTTATTTTGCGCACGGCGCGGCCATGATGGTTAGTCGAGCTGTACTGGAACGGGCTGGCTCTCTGGATAATAGCTTTTTTCTGTATTATGAAGAATTAGACTGGTCAGCGCGGATTCGGCGGGCCGGTTTTCAGCTTTATTACCAGGCCGAAGGGCTGATCTACCACCGGGAGTCGATGAGCGTTGGCAAGATGAACCCGATGAAAGTGTACTACCACACCCGGAACCGACTGTGGTTTATGCGTCGGAACGTAACGGGCTTTCAACTGCTGATTTTTTATCTCTACTACTTTGGCGTTGCCATTCCCAAGGCATTGCTTAAATACACCATTCAATGGCAACCCGATTACCTGAAGGCAGTGAAGGAGGCTATTGTCTGGAATTTCACCCATAAACCGAGTAAAGAACCCGTACCAGCACCGTCGCCCGTAGCGCTGGCTGCCTGA
- a CDS encoding glycosyltransferase family 2 protein gives MEILLLISIGLVLYTYLGYGVVVWALIKMRPKRPAVTEISDDFTPDVTLIVPAYNEVDCLPAKVANSLGQLYPREHIRFLFVTEGSTDHSDAYLRNTYGEALDILGGTERRGKVAAMNRAMQQIKTPIVIFTDANTQLNPEAVRNIVRHFRDPNVGAVAGEKRIQTTDSESAAGSGEGLYWKYESQLKKWDAELHTIVGAAGELFAVRTELYEPVSTDTILDDFMISLLIAERGYRVEYEPEAYALERPSFSIVDEQKRKIRIAAGGFQSMVWLKNLLNPFRHGLLTFEYVSHRVMRWAVTPLCLPLILLLNLGLVIQDGWASGWGLLMAGQILFYSAAWLGYILEKRQLRWKLVFVPFYFTFMNVCALAGLVRYLRGNQSGTWEKVRRANAVDALI, from the coding sequence ATGGAAATACTGCTACTCATAAGTATTGGACTTGTACTCTACACCTACCTTGGCTATGGCGTTGTGGTCTGGGCGCTCATTAAAATGCGGCCCAAACGACCGGCAGTGACAGAGATATCGGACGATTTTACGCCCGACGTAACGCTGATCGTACCGGCCTACAATGAAGTTGACTGTCTGCCCGCCAAGGTAGCCAATTCACTGGGGCAGCTTTACCCCCGCGAACACATTCGTTTTCTGTTTGTGACAGAAGGGTCAACGGATCATTCGGATGCGTATCTGCGCAATACCTACGGGGAGGCACTCGACATTCTTGGCGGAACTGAACGGCGTGGCAAGGTAGCGGCCATGAACCGGGCCATGCAGCAGATCAAAACGCCCATCGTGATTTTTACCGACGCTAATACGCAGCTGAATCCCGAAGCTGTCCGGAATATTGTCCGTCACTTCCGCGATCCAAACGTTGGGGCAGTGGCCGGCGAGAAGCGGATTCAAACGACCGACAGCGAATCGGCGGCTGGTTCGGGTGAAGGGCTGTACTGGAAGTATGAATCCCAACTGAAAAAGTGGGATGCTGAACTGCACACGATCGTTGGGGCTGCCGGAGAGTTATTTGCCGTTCGTACGGAGTTGTATGAGCCCGTCTCGACGGATACGATCCTGGATGATTTTATGATTTCCCTCCTGATCGCCGAACGGGGATATCGGGTTGAATATGAGCCGGAGGCTTACGCACTCGAACGACCATCCTTTTCCATTGTGGACGAACAGAAGCGAAAGATCAGGATTGCGGCTGGTGGATTTCAGTCGATGGTCTGGCTGAAAAATCTGCTGAACCCGTTCCGGCATGGCCTGCTCACCTTCGAATATGTCTCGCATCGGGTGATGCGCTGGGCCGTCACACCCTTGTGTCTTCCCCTGATTTTGCTGCTCAACTTGGGGCTGGTTATTCAGGATGGCTGGGCGTCGGGCTGGGGGCTGCTCATGGCCGGTCAGATACTGTTTTACAGCGCGGCCTGGCTGGGATACATCCTTGAGAAGCGGCAACTGCGCTGGAAACTGGTTTTCGTTCCGTTCTATTTTACGTTTATGAACGTCTGCGCCCTGGCCGGACTGGTCCGCTATCTGCGTGGCAATCAGTCGGGAACATGGGAAAAAGTTCGTCGGGCCAACGCTGTCGACGCGCTCATATAG
- a CDS encoding O-antigen ligase family protein, with translation MAQSASFLRNQFSNYFWLYTLAGGLYTIGMGFLVSRMGPVGAVAAIGAPIALLIVGLILMEPRFGLFVYLQLVFIIGFARFLPTSVPVGVLIDGLLFLILFSLFFNGQRMEWYRLRSPAFVLIGLWFLYTVIELLNPEAPYRPAWFLHVRAFSLQWFLVAMMVLVIPITRKDVQVMVNSWLGWSFFAALWGFKQQYFGLSQSEWIWLNSGGNAITHMLFGQLRCFSFYSDAAQFGAEMAGATLVAITRVFEEKAVKNKLFFAFLALVYFWGYAVSGTRSALFVMVAGFAFYLLLKRDIPKLVTGVVLAIPLILLLMFTSVGSSNYQVQRMRSAMTPLNDPSFILRLQNQAKMRAYLQDLPFGAGIGTSTDGGARFSPWHWAAHIAPDSWYIELWMETGRVGVTLYLLMLVGIVGLGIYQVWQLKDPWMVKVMYGFLAEFVGIAVMGYSNPVLGQFPTNGIIYISTMLIATCYRWDSRPATKPVVLDQHQSFVPAL, from the coding sequence ATGGCACAATCGGCTTCTTTTCTGAGAAACCAGTTCTCGAACTACTTTTGGCTGTACACACTCGCCGGTGGATTGTACACCATTGGTATGGGCTTCCTGGTCAGTAGAATGGGGCCTGTCGGGGCGGTAGCGGCTATTGGTGCGCCAATCGCACTGCTGATTGTGGGGTTGATTCTGATGGAGCCCCGGTTTGGCTTATTCGTTTATCTGCAACTCGTTTTTATCATCGGGTTTGCCCGGTTCCTACCTACCTCTGTTCCGGTGGGCGTATTGATCGATGGCTTGCTATTTCTGATTTTGTTCAGTCTGTTTTTCAACGGTCAGCGCATGGAATGGTATCGACTGCGCAGTCCGGCGTTCGTGCTGATTGGTTTGTGGTTTCTCTACACCGTTATCGAACTGTTAAATCCCGAAGCCCCCTATCGCCCAGCCTGGTTTCTGCATGTTCGCGCCTTTTCGCTTCAATGGTTTCTGGTTGCCATGATGGTGCTGGTTATTCCCATTACGCGTAAAGACGTGCAGGTCATGGTCAACTCGTGGCTAGGTTGGTCGTTCTTTGCTGCACTCTGGGGTTTCAAGCAACAATACTTTGGCTTATCGCAGAGCGAGTGGATCTGGCTGAACAGTGGCGGCAATGCCATTACGCACATGCTGTTCGGGCAGCTTCGCTGTTTTTCGTTCTACTCCGATGCGGCCCAGTTTGGGGCGGAAATGGCAGGGGCAACGTTGGTCGCTATAACTCGGGTTTTTGAAGAAAAAGCAGTAAAAAACAAGCTGTTTTTTGCCTTTCTGGCGTTGGTGTATTTTTGGGGATACGCGGTTTCCGGAACACGTAGCGCCCTTTTTGTTATGGTTGCCGGTTTCGCTTTCTACCTGCTACTGAAGCGCGACATTCCCAAACTGGTTACGGGCGTGGTGCTGGCTATTCCCCTCATTTTGCTCCTGATGTTCACCAGCGTGGGCAGTTCGAATTACCAGGTGCAGCGCATGCGTTCGGCCATGACCCCGTTAAATGATCCATCGTTCATTCTGCGCTTACAGAATCAGGCCAAGATGCGGGCGTACCTACAGGACTTACCTTTTGGAGCGGGTATTGGCACGTCGACCGATGGAGGAGCCCGGTTTTCGCCCTGGCATTGGGCGGCTCATATAGCCCCCGACAGCTGGTACATAGAGCTCTGGATGGAAACCGGTCGTGTGGGTGTCACGCTGTATTTACTTATGTTGGTTGGCATCGTGGGCCTTGGCATCTACCAGGTCTGGCAGCTTAAAGACCCCTGGATGGTAAAAGTCATGTATGGATTCCTGGCTGAATTCGTCGGAATTGCCGTTATGGGTTACTCCAACCCGGTATTAGGTCAATTCCCGACGAACGGCATCATATACATCAGCACGATGCTGATCGCTACCTGCTACCGGTGGGATAGTCGGCCGGCCACAAAACCAGTAGTCCTTGATCAACACCAATCATTCGTTCCGGCCCTATGA